One window of Microbacterium sp. Root61 genomic DNA carries:
- a CDS encoding M15 family metallopeptidase, with translation MPAAIDTAGSSTHAAISRRALREHHPVEGHAEQPSAIPATSALRARHHRSTPSPLVPLDFPAATNPTATTAPAAPAPAAATVPTIDPATPESFSPPVPVRRNHAASGRRVDAPMVPDLALTEAADAHAVDLVIPDLPLDEDPHYLPPPIMPAPARALASATETPPIFHPRWTPTTSVRPIVPSRGQAPAVSISVRRAARGGDLMAGAAAPVRHARQRRAARIRAVFVIAAAGALVFGGAAAVTAAVTGSPVSDSAGALALLAPVPQVAASIAPPPVPPPAPSAVAELAAISPCDTPEVTAALTAGDDAATIAAMGGATEFRQAVASGMAPCVSLADPARVWVVINKVRPFVPLDYAPASVAMPEGVRSLSGGALRSDAAASLAAMAAAAATAGVGEIALESGYRSYTTQVTSYGNQVAARGTDGADLVSARPGYSEHQSGLAADVVACAGGCGTLDDLAATAQGQWVLAHAFEYGWIVRYEDGGTPVTGYLPEPWHLRYIGPDLAREYHDGGWHTFEEFFGLEPASGYIG, from the coding sequence ATGCCTGCTGCCATCGACACCGCAGGGTCGAGCACCCACGCGGCCATCAGCCGCAGAGCGCTGCGCGAGCACCACCCCGTCGAGGGTCATGCCGAGCAGCCGTCCGCGATCCCCGCGACCAGCGCCCTGCGCGCCCGCCACCACAGATCGACGCCGTCGCCGCTCGTCCCGCTCGACTTTCCGGCCGCAACGAACCCCACGGCTACGACGGCGCCCGCGGCCCCGGCGCCGGCCGCTGCCACGGTCCCGACCATCGACCCGGCAACCCCCGAGTCCTTCTCGCCGCCGGTTCCGGTGCGGCGGAACCACGCGGCATCCGGTCGCCGAGTCGATGCGCCGATGGTGCCGGACCTCGCGCTCACCGAGGCGGCGGACGCGCACGCCGTCGATCTCGTCATCCCCGACCTCCCGCTCGACGAAGACCCGCATTACCTTCCGCCGCCGATCATGCCGGCACCGGCGAGAGCGCTGGCGTCTGCGACCGAAACCCCGCCGATCTTCCATCCGCGCTGGACGCCCACGACCTCGGTCCGCCCGATCGTGCCGTCGCGGGGACAGGCACCCGCCGTCTCGATCTCGGTCCGCCGTGCCGCGCGCGGCGGTGACCTGATGGCGGGTGCCGCCGCTCCCGTGCGGCACGCCCGGCAGCGTCGGGCCGCACGCATCCGGGCCGTCTTCGTCATCGCTGCGGCGGGGGCCCTGGTGTTCGGAGGCGCAGCCGCCGTGACCGCCGCCGTCACCGGTTCCCCCGTGTCCGACAGTGCGGGTGCGCTCGCCCTGCTCGCCCCGGTGCCCCAGGTGGCCGCGTCGATCGCCCCGCCGCCCGTGCCGCCACCGGCGCCCTCCGCCGTCGCGGAGCTCGCGGCCATCAGCCCGTGCGACACACCGGAGGTCACCGCCGCACTGACGGCCGGCGACGACGCCGCGACCATCGCCGCGATGGGCGGCGCCACCGAGTTCCGGCAGGCCGTGGCATCCGGCATGGCGCCATGCGTCTCCCTGGCCGATCCGGCGCGCGTCTGGGTCGTCATCAACAAGGTCCGCCCGTTCGTCCCGCTCGACTACGCCCCGGCGTCGGTCGCGATGCCGGAGGGCGTCCGCAGTCTCTCCGGTGGGGCTCTGCGATCGGATGCCGCAGCCTCACTCGCCGCCATGGCCGCTGCCGCGGCGACCGCCGGTGTCGGTGAGATCGCGCTCGAGAGCGGCTATCGGTCGTACACGACCCAGGTGACCTCGTACGGCAACCAGGTGGCGGCCCGCGGTACGGACGGGGCCGATCTGGTCAGCGCGCGACCCGGCTACAGCGAGCACCAGAGCGGACTCGCGGCCGACGTGGTGGCGTGCGCCGGCGGGTGCGGAACGCTCGACGACCTCGCCGCGACGGCGCAGGGGCAGTGGGTCCTTGCGCATGCGTTCGAGTACGGCTGGATCGTGCGGTACGAGGACGGGGGGACCCCGGTGACCGGCTACCTCCCCGAGCCGTGGCACCTGCGGTACATCGGGCCCGATCTGGCGCGTGAGTATCACGACGGCGGCTGGCACACGTTCGAGGAGTTCTTCGGACTCGAACCCGCCAGCGGCTACATCGGATAG
- a CDS encoding Rv2578c family radical SAM protein: MRWQGQELGVADAAALPGLERLDGLVRSVTTPEFAGMTFHEVMCKSALNHVPGASAMPFDWTVNPYRGCSHACVYCFARGTHEYLDLDAGRDFDSQVVVKVNVAEVLTKELRRGSWQHEPVMLGTNTDPYQRAEGRYRLMPGIVSALTESGTPFSILTKGTLLRRDLPLLQEAAASVPISIAMSIAVFDESLQHSLEPGTPTAHARLATVRAAADAGFRVTVFLMPILPHMTDSIAALDDALAQIKASGASRVVYGALHLRPGAKSWFMRWLGRERPDLVSSYLGLYPGMASVAPKPYRSWLSKRMRPLLRVHGLNGHDEEDPPRGSAPPGLAVRSTVVTTSRGRAVAAALEADRLF; this comes from the coding sequence ATGCGGTGGCAAGGACAGGAACTGGGTGTGGCGGATGCCGCGGCCCTGCCCGGACTCGAACGCCTCGACGGTCTCGTACGTTCGGTCACGACTCCGGAGTTCGCCGGCATGACCTTCCACGAGGTGATGTGCAAGAGCGCCCTCAACCACGTGCCGGGTGCATCGGCGATGCCGTTCGACTGGACGGTGAACCCGTACCGCGGCTGCTCCCACGCATGCGTCTACTGCTTCGCGCGCGGGACGCACGAGTACCTCGACCTCGATGCAGGGCGCGACTTCGACTCGCAGGTCGTCGTGAAGGTGAACGTCGCCGAAGTGCTGACCAAGGAGCTGCGGCGCGGGTCGTGGCAGCACGAGCCGGTCATGCTCGGCACGAACACCGATCCGTATCAGCGGGCCGAGGGGCGGTATCGGCTCATGCCGGGAATCGTATCGGCGCTCACCGAATCGGGCACGCCGTTCTCGATCCTCACGAAGGGAACGCTGCTGCGCCGGGACCTGCCGCTGCTGCAGGAGGCCGCGGCATCCGTCCCCATCTCGATCGCGATGTCGATCGCCGTGTTCGACGAATCGCTGCAGCACTCCCTCGAGCCGGGGACTCCGACCGCGCATGCCCGCCTCGCGACGGTGCGCGCCGCGGCCGACGCGGGGTTCCGCGTGACGGTGTTCCTGATGCCGATCCTCCCCCACATGACCGACTCGATCGCGGCGCTGGATGACGCCCTCGCGCAGATCAAGGCGTCCGGCGCGAGCCGCGTCGTCTACGGCGCCCTGCATCTTCGCCCCGGGGCGAAGTCCTGGTTCATGCGGTGGCTGGGTCGCGAGCGACCCGACCTGGTGTCGTCCTACCTCGGGCTGTATCCCGGCATGGCGTCTGTAGCACCGAAGCCGTACCGGTCCTGGCTGAGCAAGCGGATGCGGCCGCTCCTCCGGGTCCACGGCCTGAACGGTCATGACGAGGAGGACCCGCCGCGCGGGTCCGCACCGCCGGGTCTTGCAGTGCGGTCCACCGTCGTCACGACCTCGAGGGGGCGCGCGGTGGCTGCCGCCCTCGAGGCCGACCGCTTGTTCTAG